The sequence below is a genomic window from Paenibacillus silvisoli.
AAATATTGCTTGTTAAAGATGACGCTCGGGTGCGCCGGATGGTACTGCTTCGCAAGCTCGTGTTGCGCTTTGGCTTGAGCCCGGAGGCCGTCTCGGCGCGTGCACGCTTCGGACGAAGAGAGCTGTTTCAACCGTCCACGCTCCTTAGGTTCAGACTGCTTAATCTGACCGTAGTGTATGAGCGCCGATTGTGATCCGATTGGACATTTTAGACGAATTGATTCGCAGCGGACATGGAAGAGGATGAATTGGGCAAAATGGAAAGGCGTGTAAAATGCTGGAGGAAGGGAAATTTAGAAGATGCTTTTCGATCAGCTGATGCAATTTCAGGACCGGTTTCCTCAATTGAAAAAAGCGTGCCAGGAGCAGCTCGACCGCGGCTATTCCATTATCGAGATCAAATTGAAGGCGACTTCGGATTATTACGGGATCGTGGATGACCATATGGACGTGATCATGGAGAACGGCGACGGCGAACGGATTTTATTGAACGCGAGTAAAGGGGTTGTGCATTTCGTTTATTTGAACGACCTCCCGCCAGCCAAAGAGCGGCTCCATGAGCGGATCGCGCTCCACGCCGGCACCGTGCGGCATAAGAAGTTCAAGAACCAGCTGATGGGGGGATACCGTCAGCAGGAGGTCGATCATTTTCTGGATCTTATCGTGAACGATTATCGAGAGATGGAGAAGCTGCTGCGCGAACTATAGGGCCGCAGCCTCGGTCAGCCATTGCGCGCTGTTCTGGATCAGCCTGCGGCTGGACGGATGAAGGAATGACGGCATATGATGACCCGGCATCAAGTATACGATCCGGCCTTGTCCGCGGGTTGCGGTCCATGCCGCCGGAATGCGCCGGTCGCCAAGCGAATATTCGAGCAGCACGTCAATGCTCGCATCGGGGTAAAACTCGAACTGATACGGCTCCTCCTCGAGCGAGAAAGGCTCGATGCCGCTCGTAACCGGATGCTCGATCGCGGTTTTGCTGAAGTCTAATCGCTGATAGTCCGGATGTCCGGTAAATTTGCCCCCGATCAGCTTCGCGCATGCCTCGCGAGACTGCAGCGATATGCCGTTATGAATGACGAGCAAGCTGCCGCCGCGCTGCACGAATTGGATGAGCGATGCGGCTTGACGTTCCGTCACCGGCGCCGTCCAGCAGTCGGTATAGGCAATCATCAGGTCGTAGGAATGGATGATTTCCGGATCAAGCGCGCTGTAGTTATCGGTCATATCGATGGCATAGCCGTCGCCTAGTATGGCGGCAAGCTCGTCTTGAATTCGGCTGAGCGGATGGTAAGGCGCGCGCTCGTTGTTGTCGCCAAGCACTAGAATATGTTTGTGAACGGTCATCGCAATCTCCCTCGCTTTCTTCGGCTTACCAAGGCAATGCATGCCCCGCGTAATCGAGGTATAACGGCTTCGCGCCGGGTGCGGCAGTCATCGCTTCCTGAATCCGGTCGATAAGATGGCCCGCAGACTCGTCCGCAGTTAAAGTCGCTTCCGTATTCAATGTTCCGCTCATGTAGGATTGCACCCACCCCGGATGGAGCAGCAGCACTTTTCCGCCGAACTTCTTCACTTCGTTATGAATGAGCGCGCCCTGCATATTGACGGCGGCCTTCGACATGCAGTAGCCGAACCAGCTGTTGCGCTCGCAATCGGCAATGCTGCCGGCCTCCGAGGAGATTTGGGCGAACAGCTTCGATTGGCCGCGCAGCACGAGCGGAGCCAGCGCGTTCGAAACGCGAAGCGGTCCGAGCGTGTTGACGTTATAGACATGCTGCATGTCCGCGAATGGCAGCGGATCATGGATCGTCGCTTGAATATCGCCTAAAATACCCGCGTTGTTGATGACCAGCTCCAAGGTGTCGGTGATGCGGGCTATTTGCGCGGCCGCATCGGCGACGCTTCGATCGCTGGAGACGTCGAGCTCTACAAGCGACAGCCGGTCTTGCCGCGTTTCCGCAAGATCATCCAGCTGCTTGTTGTCAGTCATATAGCGGCCGGCAATGACGTGAAATTCGCGTTGAAGCAATTCCTTTACGAGCGCAAAACCGAGTCCGCGGTCCGCGCCGGTTACGAAAGCATACTGTTTCATGGAATAGTGCCAACTCCTTCGCCGGTGGATAGTGGTCTAAGGCAATAGTTGTACCTTTTTCCATTTTACTCTTTTTCAAGGAACGTCTACAGGTTATATTTGGATAAGGTGTGAACAATGAAAGCGATCGCAAAGGCGGAAAGGCGGACTAGGATTTGACTACTTATTCGAGCATTATGGGGATACCGGTGCCCAAGCTGACCATGGATGAAACCATTGCTAATATTCATAAAGTTATGGAAGAAAATAGCGGGGAGCTGTTCCATGTCGTCACGCTAAACCCGGAAATTGCGATGGCCTGCAGACATGACGATCACTTGCGGACCATCGTGGACGAAGCGGGTCTTCTGACGGCGGACGGAATCGGGATCGTGATGGTTTCGCAGCTGAAACGGAATCCGCTTCCGGAGCGCGTGACGGGATGCGATCTGCTCCTGCGCTTACTGGCGTCTAAGACAGGACGTGGGGAGCGCGTTCGTTATTATTTGCTAGGCGCAAGCGAAACGGCCAGCGGGCTGGCGGCCGAAAACATAGAGCGGCAATACCCGCACGCGATGGTAGCAGGAAGGCACCACGGCTTTTTCGGCGAGGAGGACGAGGAGCGCATCGCAGCGGAGATTGCGGCCATTCGTCCGGATATGCTTGTCGTTGCGCTCGGTGCGCCGAAAGCGGAGCGGTTTATTCACCGGTACAAAAACCGGCTCAACGCGAAGGTCGCCATCGGCGTCGGAGGCAGTCTCGACATCGTCGCCGGAACGGTAAAACGCGCTCCGGCGATCTGGCGAAAGTTGAATCTAGAATGGCTGTACCGGCTGCTGAATCAGCCGTCCAGATGGCGCAGGCAGCTGATTCTGCCGCGTTTTGCCGTTCGCGCGCTGCTGCATCGGGATTAAATTTGCGGAGCGGGAAGCAGCTGCATTAATTTAGCGGACAAGCCGGCGCTGATCGGCGTCATGGGGAGACGAAGCGCGGGCGAGTCGATGAGCTTTTGCTGGGCTAAGGCCCATTTTAACGGCGCCGGGTTGGATTCCTCGAAGAGATGCTCGATAAGCGGTAGTAGCGTTTGAAACAACTTTGCGGCAGGTTCATGTTGCCCGGCTGTGAAATAGCGAAATAGCTGCACATAATCGTCCGTCCGCACATTTGCGGATGCCAGAATGCCTCCGGATGCCCCATGCTCCAGCATGCCGAGATAGGAAGGGTCATTTCCGCAAAGGATCGGTTTCGTACAAGAACGACGCAGCTCGGAAATGAGCCGCAGGCTGCTTGTGCTGTCTTTGAGGCCGATGACGCCGTCCAGCTCCATGATCCTTCTAACGGTTTCGAGCTCTAGCTGCATGCCCGTACGTGAGGGCACTTCATAGGCAATGACCGGGATGCCCGTCTCGGCGGCTCTACGAAAATGCGCGAGTACCCCTTCTTGCGACGGCCGGCTGTAGTACGGGGTTACGATGAGGACGGCATCTGCGCCGAGCTTGCCAGCTGCTTCGGTTCGGGATACGGTTGAGGCTGTGTTGTTAGTTCCGGTTCCGACGATGATCGGCAGCCGCCGTTCCAGCGTGGACATGAGATTTCTCGTTTCCGAGACAAGCCATTCCACCTCTTCCCAGCCGACCGTCGGCGCTTCGCCGGTCGTCCCGTTGATCGCCAAGCCTTGAATATCATGCTGAAGCAGACGTTCCAAGTAACGCCGATAGGACGCCGTGTCCAGCTCCTCAGTCGTTAAAAATGGCGTAACGACGGGCACGAAAGTGCCTCTTAAATCGCGTTCCGTTAGCATGCAAGCAACTCCCTCCGATTGATTGCATTAACTGTAACATGGCGCGACGAATCGGAGTTATCTATAATAAGTGATGAGTGTTATCAAAAATTTTGAAGTGGTGAACGCTTACAATATGGACCTGACTTATTTTCTTACGTTTCGCGAGGTTGCTTACCATCAGAGCTTTACAAAAGCGGCAGGGGAGCTCGGCTATGCCCAATCCAGCGTCACGATGCAGATTCAGAAGCTGGAGCAGCTGTATGGCGTGAAGCTGTTTGAACGGTACGGACGAGGCTTGAAGCTGACGATGTCGGGTGAAGAACTTCTCAAAATGACGGTTCAAATGCTGGATTTGTTCGAGCAATCCAAAGGAGCGCTGACGCGGCAAGCAGGAGGAACGGTGACGATCGGAACGATAGACTCGCTCGCCTCCTATTACTTGCCTCCTTTCATCGAACAAATCCGCAAGCAGTATCCGGCGTTGACGATCAGGGTGCAGACGGATCGCGAAGCTGCGATCGTCGAGAAGGTGAGAGAAGGGGAGTATGATATAGGCCTGCTCCTGGAGAACAAGCCTTCAGACAATCAGCTGAAATGGATGCGAATTCGCGAGGAACCGCTCATAATGGTTTCGGCGGCTCATCCGTTGACCGCTACTTCTGTCTTGCATCTCGATCGGCTTCATGATCAGGAGTGGTTGATGTCGGAGTCGACCTGCAATTACCGGATGATGCTGGAGCGGGTGCTGGTCGATGAACAAATCCCTTATCGCATCGCGCTGGAGCTTGGCAATCCGGAAGCGATCAAACGATGTTTGAAAGCAGGCATGGGAATCGCCCTGCTGCCTCGGATGGCTGTGATCGACGAGCTGGAGCGCGGGGAGCTTGTAGAGCTTCCGTTCACGCATTCCGATATCCGATTGGACTTGTATGTCGTGCTGCATCCGAAAAAGTGGATTTCTCACGCCCTGCGGACGTTCATCGACTCGATTCAATAAAAGGTCCTCTTAAAACAACAGCCTGCCGATAACGGCAGGCTGTTCACAGGGGCTGTTTAATTGCTTTGCTGGAGCAAGCTCAGCTGCCCGTTGGTTTCTTCGCTGTCGAACATGGCGATGTTCGCGCCGAGCGAGCGGAAGGAGCCGACGACATCCTCGTAGCCCCGCTCGATATGCTGCACGCCGGCAATCGTCGTCGTGCCTTCCGCGCGGAGACCGGCGAGGATCAAGCAAATGCCGGCCCGCACGTCGGAAGCGTGCACGAGCGTGCCGTGCAGCGGCTTGCCGCCTTGAATGGAGGCAACGCCGGAACGAATCTTAATATCCGCGCCCATCCGGACAAGCTGATGGGCATGGTTAAAACGATTGGGGTAGATGCGCTCGCTGATCATGCTTTTGCCGCGGGCTTGCGTAAGCAGGGCGGTCAGCGGCTGCTGCAGATCGGTCGCGAAGCCGGGATACATCGCCGTGCGGACCCGCGTCGCGCGAAGGATGCCGGTCGAGTGAGCGGTGATCGCGTTGTCGCGGACCTCCAGCTCCATGCCGATTTCGCGCAGCTTCGCCAAGCACGAGGACAGATGCTCCGGGATGACGTGCTGAACGGTAACCGAGCCGCCTGTAACGCCGGCTGCCATTAGGAAGGCGCCGGCAATCAACCGGTCGGGTATGACGGTGTAACTGCCGCCGTGCAGCGACGTAACGCCTTCGATGCGAATCGTATCCGTGCCGGCGCCGGTAATTTTGGCTCCTAGCAGGTTCAATAGGTTCGCCGTATCCGTTACTTCCGGGTCGCGCGCCGCATTGAGCAGCACCGTCGTGCCTTTCGCGCGCACCGCGGCGAGCATGACGTTGATCGTGGCGCCGCACGTAATCATGTCGAAATAGATGGTTGCGCCGCGCAGCTCCTTCGCCTCGACCGTGTAGTAATTTTGATGGAACGCGAAGGTCGCGCCCATCATTTGCAGCGCTTTAATATGCTGGTCCATCGGTCTGCTGACGAAATCGTCGCCGCCCGGATATCCGACGGATACGCGGCCGAACTTCGCTAGCAGCGAACCGACGAAATAGTAGGCCGCCCGGAAGGAAGACGATTTGGCCGGATCGAGCGCGGCAGTCGTAATGGGACGGGGATCCATGACGACCGTGCCGTTTCCTTCATGATGGACGTTCAAGCCGATTTCTGCGGCAAGCTCATAAATGACGCGCAAATCGGCGATGTCCGGAATGCCGTTCAAGGTGACGGGTTCGTCGGCTAGACAAACGGCTGCAAGTAGAGCGAGCGAGCTATTCTTTGATCCTGGAATTTGTACGCTGCCGTATAGAGAGTTGGATCGTTCAACTTTAATGGCTTTCATCATTAGCGCCTCCGCTTGCATTATTGTCATCTGCAACGATGACGTTGATGTTACGGTTCTCAAAATCTTGAATGAAGTGCTCTGGCGCTTCTTGGTCGGTGATGAGCACGTCAATGAGCTGCAATGGAACAGAGGTGGCAAAGCTTCTGACGCCGAGCTTCTCGTGAGGCGCCAAGCAAATCCGCCGCTGCGAAGCATCGGCTACTGCTCGGATGAGTGCGGCGTTCTCCGGCGTGGCGACGGTAATGCCCTTATGGGAGATGCCTCCGCCGGTAATGAAGCCGATGTCGTAGTTGAAGCGGCCGATCATCTCGAACGCGATCGTGTCGATCATGCTGTCGCCGCCCGCGCGCAGTTTGCCGCCAACCAAGTAAGCTTCGACATTCGTCATGGTGCGTATCGTTTCGGCTATCGTTATAGAGTTCGTAACAATCGTATAAGGAATGTCGGTCGGGAGATATTTCAGCATGCCGTATTGAATGCCTGCTCCTCCGATAAAGACGGTATCGTTCGGCTGAATATAGGTAGCGGCCAGCTTGGAAATCGCA
It includes:
- a CDS encoding DivIVA domain-containing protein, whose protein sequence is MLFDQLMQFQDRFPQLKKACQEQLDRGYSIIEIKLKATSDYYGIVDDHMDVIMENGDGERILLNASKGVVHFVYLNDLPPAKERLHERIALHAGTVRHKKFKNQLMGGYRQQEVDHFLDLIVNDYREMEKLLREL
- a CDS encoding ThuA domain-containing protein, yielding MTVHKHILVLGDNNERAPYHPLSRIQDELAAILGDGYAIDMTDNYSALDPEIIHSYDLMIAYTDCWTAPVTERQAASLIQFVQRGGSLLVIHNGISLQSREACAKLIGGKFTGHPDYQRLDFSKTAIEHPVTSGIEPFSLEEEPYQFEFYPDASIDVLLEYSLGDRRIPAAWTATRGQGRIVYLMPGHHMPSFLHPSSRRLIQNSAQWLTEAAAL
- a CDS encoding SDR family oxidoreductase; translated protein: MKQYAFVTGADRGLGFALVKELLQREFHVIAGRYMTDNKQLDDLAETRQDRLSLVELDVSSDRSVADAAAQIARITDTLELVINNAGILGDIQATIHDPLPFADMQHVYNVNTLGPLRVSNALAPLVLRGQSKLFAQISSEAGSIADCERNSWFGYCMSKAAVNMQGALIHNEVKKFGGKVLLLHPGWVQSYMSGTLNTEATLTADESAGHLIDRIQEAMTAAPGAKPLYLDYAGHALPW
- a CDS encoding WecB/TagA/CpsF family glycosyltransferase, whose amino-acid sequence is MTTYSSIMGIPVPKLTMDETIANIHKVMEENSGELFHVVTLNPEIAMACRHDDHLRTIVDEAGLLTADGIGIVMVSQLKRNPLPERVTGCDLLLRLLASKTGRGERVRYYLLGASETASGLAAENIERQYPHAMVAGRHHGFFGEEDEERIAAEIAAIRPDMLVVALGAPKAERFIHRYKNRLNAKVAIGVGGSLDIVAGTVKRAPAIWRKLNLEWLYRLLNQPSRWRRQLILPRFAVRALLHRD
- the dapA gene encoding 4-hydroxy-tetrahydrodipicolinate synthase, which translates into the protein MLTERDLRGTFVPVVTPFLTTEELDTASYRRYLERLLQHDIQGLAINGTTGEAPTVGWEEVEWLVSETRNLMSTLERRLPIIVGTGTNNTASTVSRTEAAGKLGADAVLIVTPYYSRPSQEGVLAHFRRAAETGIPVIAYEVPSRTGMQLELETVRRIMELDGVIGLKDSTSSLRLISELRRSCTKPILCGNDPSYLGMLEHGASGGILASANVRTDDYVQLFRYFTAGQHEPAAKLFQTLLPLIEHLFEESNPAPLKWALAQQKLIDSPALRLPMTPISAGLSAKLMQLLPAPQI
- a CDS encoding LysR family transcriptional regulator codes for the protein MSVIKNFEVVNAYNMDLTYFLTFREVAYHQSFTKAAGELGYAQSSVTMQIQKLEQLYGVKLFERYGRGLKLTMSGEELLKMTVQMLDLFEQSKGALTRQAGGTVTIGTIDSLASYYLPPFIEQIRKQYPALTIRVQTDREAAIVEKVREGEYDIGLLLENKPSDNQLKWMRIREEPLIMVSAAHPLTATSVLHLDRLHDQEWLMSESTCNYRMMLERVLVDEQIPYRIALELGNPEAIKRCLKAGMGIALLPRMAVIDELERGELVELPFTHSDIRLDLYVVLHPKKWISHALRTFIDSIQ
- the murA gene encoding UDP-N-acetylglucosamine 1-carboxyvinyltransferase, whose protein sequence is MKAIKVERSNSLYGSVQIPGSKNSSLALLAAVCLADEPVTLNGIPDIADLRVIYELAAEIGLNVHHEGNGTVVMDPRPITTAALDPAKSSSFRAAYYFVGSLLAKFGRVSVGYPGGDDFVSRPMDQHIKALQMMGATFAFHQNYYTVEAKELRGATIYFDMITCGATINVMLAAVRAKGTTVLLNAARDPEVTDTANLLNLLGAKITGAGTDTIRIEGVTSLHGGSYTVIPDRLIAGAFLMAAGVTGGSVTVQHVIPEHLSSCLAKLREIGMELEVRDNAITAHSTGILRATRVRTAMYPGFATDLQQPLTALLTQARGKSMISERIYPNRFNHAHQLVRMGADIKIRSGVASIQGGKPLHGTLVHASDVRAGICLILAGLRAEGTTTIAGVQHIERGYEDVVGSFRSLGANIAMFDSEETNGQLSLLQQSN
- a CDS encoding DeoR/GlpR family DNA-binding transcription regulator, yielding MLAEERRQRILEMLAKDGRVVAQELAQLFQLSIDSIRRDLTIMKEQGLLQKTYGGAVPLVEPPRKVRAKPQPKNIRYGDGAPHQNAISKLAATYIQPNDTVFIGGAGIQYGMLKYLPTDIPYTIVTNSITIAETIRTMTNVEAYLVGGKLRAGGDSMIDTIAFEMIGRFNYDIGFITGGGISHKGITVATPENAALIRAVADASQRRICLAPHEKLGVRSFATSVPLQLIDVLITDQEAPEHFIQDFENRNINVIVADDNNASGGANDESH